The Pirellulales bacterium nucleotide sequence TCACGACGCAACCGGTCGCGGTTCGATACAACGTCACGGTTCGACAAGAGCTTGCGGCCGTGTGATCGGTTCCCTCTCCCTTTGGGTGAGGGTTAGGGTGAGGGGAAGTCAGCAGCGATTCGCCCTCACCCCGGCCCTCTCCCAGAGGGAGTGGGAGCGAAGCGGGCTGCGCCCGAGTTGTGGATGTTCGCGACAAATAGTCGTAGACGCTCGCGGGAATCACCATGCCATCAGGGTCGAATTGCTTGAGGACGGCGAGGGCTTCTTCGGGCGTCGAGTGATCTTCAACGGTCGGGCCGGAGGCGATGATGTCGAACGCGTCTCCCGGCACATCGGAGATGATGAGCGCGATGAGTCTTCCGGCTCGGCAGGCTCGCGCGAGCCCGCCTCCTTTGATCCGGCTCAGTTGCTTGCGAACCGTATTCAGTTGGCGGATGTCGGCTCCCGCCGCGCTGAGGTGGAGGGTGAGCGCCAGTTTATCGGCAAGCGAGATTCCATCGATCGGCGCCGGCAGCAGAGCCGAGCTGCCGCCGGAGATCAGTGCGACGCAAACATCGGAGGGGGCCAGCCCAGCGACGATCCGCAGAATCTGCTCGGCGCCGGCGACCCCTTCAGCGGTCGGCTCATTGCGGCCGGCGCGCCGAGCTGCGTGTAAGTGAATGTGATGTAGATTCTGCACGCAATCGGCCGGCACGTTCACCCAGCCGGTGAGATGCTTGGCGGCGCAGCATTCTGGCCCGAGCGCTGCTTCCAACGCCGCGCCCATCCCCGCGCCGGCCTTTCCGGCGCCGACGACGGCAATCCGGCCGACGCGTTCCAAGTCGATCGGCTCTTCGTCGGCGACGAGCAGCCACTGCCCTTCAACTCGGACCGCTTGTTGCACCAACCGCTCCGACCGCACCGCCTCCAAACCAGCCCGCCAGATTCGCAAAGCGTCGTCGCGTAGTTGCAGCGGAGAGCGTGACATGAAGATCCGATTTCACGGCTTATCGCGGTTCGTTTAACCCGGAGCCTACGGCGACGGTGCGTCGCGCGTGGAGAACGCCGTCGCCGTAGGCTCCGGGTTAAACAATTCTACCTTCGCACGGGCAAACTGCCATTCACGGGCGGCAGCGGTTGCAGCCGGCCGAGTTCGTTGCCCGCGATGCGCGTGACGGGGGCGATTGAAATGTCGTCGAGCCAGGCGTCGCCAAGGCCGGTGAGTGCGAAGGTGACCGTGAACGTTCCGTCGCGCGGAGCGACGCGATACATGATGAACTCGCGCCAGCCGTTCGTTTGGCCAATCCGCTCGGCCAACGATTCGCCGCCGATCGAATCGAGGATCATCAGGCCATCGATGCTGCCGGCGATCTGCGTCGGCACGCGAGCGAACCCGCGGATCGCGAGCAGCTCGTGCGCCTGCACACTAATAGGCGGGGTCGTTACCCAGACCGGGGCCGTCTCGACCAACGCCGGCGGATCGTCCTCACTGGTCGGTTTCACTTGTAGATGCAAGCTGCTCTTTCCGCCGTGCGGTTGCTTGGTAGACAGCTCGACGTGGGCATGTAGGTCGGCCTGTGGAGTCAGATCGACGTGTTTCCAATTCTGCTGAAGCATCCAGCCAAGATTCTCGCAGTCGCCGCCGGGAAGTTGGTTGTTGCCCGGCTGAAGATAGCGCAATTGGTCCATCAACCGCCACTGATCGGGAAGCGTCTCGAACGACACGTAAAACGGGCTGGTCGCCAGGGAGTTTTGACCAGTGAGAACCTGCTCCCAGCGATAGCGTTTGAATTGCTCGAGCGGACCGATCGCCTTGCGGGCCGCTTGATATGCGGCCGGGCGATCGCCGGCGGCCAGCGACTTGTCGGCCTCCGCGAGTCCGGCGCGGGCCTTAGTTAACCATTCGGTGGGGAGCGCTTCCGGCGGCTTGTGTGGCAGCCGCCGGTCGATCGCTTCGACCTCAGAGAGCGTTTGGGCGGTCAACTCGCGCTGGAGCGGCGCGGAGCGATCGGCCATTTGCGTTAGCCGGCGCGTCAAGGTGTCGATCACCGCCGGGTCGGCCGTAATCAGCACCATCGAACTGAATTGGAAATCGTCGATCGTGATATGCTCTCCGCCGGTCCCACGAGTGTGCTTCAGCGGCAGCAAGCCGGCCGGGGTGAGTTCGAAAGCGCTGTGCCACTCCGGGATGCCGGGCACGACGATCGTGACCGGTCCGTGTGCGGCTTGCTCGGGGAGATACGGTATGTATTGCGAATGGGGAGCGACCCGCATCGGCAGGAGGAGATGAGTCGTCTGCGTTTGCAGCACGGCGCCCACGATTTGCTGATCGCGGGATGCGGCCGTCGTCACATACGATCCGGTTGCGGCCCAAGGCTCGGCCAGCTCAAGTTCCAAATTCAGGAGCGACAGCTCGAGCTGCAGCGACTGCGGCGCGGTATCGAGCGGCGACCCCAAGCGGAACTCAATTCCCCGAGCACCCGCCGACAGAGCGGAGTACGTGAGCATCCGCAAGGATTCACCATCGGCCGGAATTGGCGGCCGCGATCCCGAAAACATGGCCGCTTGCTCGCAAGCCGCGGGGGACAGCTCGGTCTGGACGGTGGTCCAAAACGGCGTGCCGGGGCGTGCCAGTCGAGGCCGCTCCCGGAGCCAATTCATATAATCACCCAACTCAATGCTCGTGCCGAGCGGAGCGCGGCCGAAGCAAAGATAGTTGACGCGACTGCTATAGGCCCGCAGATCGGTCTCGGGCGCGCAAACGATCGGCCGCTTTCGGCGCGAGTCGAGCGGCTCGAGCTGTCGCGCGATGGCCGTCACCGCGGAAAGCTCCTCTCCGGTCAAGCCGTCTCCCAAGTGCCAGGCGAGCACCGAGTCGTATTCCGGCCCGATCTCGGCGGCGAGGGGCGCGGGCATGCCAGGCTGTACCGCGGGCCCACGCGGAGGCGGGCAAACGATCCACAGCCCGAGCCGCTCGGCATCCGCCAATAACTGCGGCGGCGGCGGTTGCGTCAGGCGGATCGCGTTGAAACCCGTCTTCGCGACCAGTTCGAGCCGTTCCCCTTGATAACGGAGGATTCTGGGAAAAAACGGATGGCCGTCGACCAGCAGCACCGAACCATCGAGCTTGATGTCGCGTCCGAGCGGTCGAGTGCCATTGGCGGTTCCCGCCCAGGTGGTGGCTGGGTCGCGCTCGCCTATCGGCTCGCGGCTAAACGGGATCGGCGAAGCTGCATCTGATTTTCGAGGAGCGAGCGCTGGATCCACGATCCCGCTCAGCTCCAAATCGTCGATCGCCACGTTCGTTGTGCCGGGGCCGCCGAACACATTGAGCCACACCTGATCGAGAAACGCCCCGCGAGCGTCCACGTCGGGGCGTGCGAGCTGCAGTCGCAAGACGCGAAGCTGCCGCTCCAATTCCAGCGGCACATTCTCGATCCGCAACTGCTGCCAAATGCCGACTTGCGAATAGCTCGTGCCGCGCACGAAGACCGCCGCGGGCTGCCGAGTCTTCGGATCGATCAGGTTTGGCAGCACGATCCGAGCAAGGATTTGCAAGCCTGGCCGATCGGCTTTGATCCAGACGCTCGGCGCCAATTCGGATGTGATCTGAGAAGGAGGGACCGGGTGGCTGAAGTAGATGTAGGTGCCGTTGCTTCCGGTCACTCGAATCTGTTCGGACGCTTGCCCTGTGTGTGCGCCCCCTCGGCGGCGGCCATGCTCGTCGATCCGGTATTCCATGTCGGCGCCGGACGCGCGCCAGGACGGATTTGGCCCTTCAAACCCCTCATGCCATGCCGTATCGCTCGGCGCAGCGTGAACGACTCCGGCAATTGGGACGATGCCGGCCAAGACCACCAGGGCATGGCAACATAGCGAGAGACGAGGAATCGGTCTTGCCTCCTTGCTCGACCCGATCCAAACGGCGGATGGTTAAGATCGCGCTAACATTTTGCGGCGCGCGATCAAGAACGATGCATCCTAAACACCACTCGGTGCCAAAACCGCGTTATTGGCGCAAGTTCCACTTGTACCAAGGTTTGCGCGATCATTCCAGGTCAATCGTAGTGTTTTGTCATCGTCGGGAAATCAGGATCTGGGTCGCACGGCTTGTACGCAACTCATTTATCAATTGCAACTTAGGGATGACAACGTGCAACAGCGCTTGAGTCGCGGCACGCCGGCTGCTCTAACCAAGCTTCACACCCCTGGAGAGCAGCAACCGTGAGCAATTCAAGCCGAGTCGTCAAAGCCAGTCCCGAAGAGCTTCCCGCCGAACTGGTCGATCTGGGAAATGTTCTGAGCCGTTTGCCCACCGAATACCGCGATCAGGTTGAACCGATACTATTACGCGTCGTAGAAAGCACCAAGCGGCGACGGCGGATTCTATCGCTGGTCCAAGATGCCCTCGGCCAGTTGCGGCTCGACATGAAATACCTGATGTTCGATCTGGAAGCGACTCGCCGCGAGCGCGACGACTTTCGCCGCAAGGCCGAGGAGGCTTAGCGGTTTGTTGCCGGCCGTTGGATTTAACGCTTTTGGATCCCTCAGCCGTCCATTTGAGAGATTCCGCCCGCTCGGTTAGGATGGTATCTGAGAATGATTGGTCGATCATTGCTTCCGGCGAAATGGCGACGGCAGTGTGCCCCTTGCGCTGGGCGCGAGGATGGCGGCTGCTCCGGCCTATAATTCGGCGGCCGCCGCGAAGTACCACCGGGCGGCTCTCCGAGCCGGGCTCGGGAATTGGAACAGAGTTGAAGCGTACCCGTCATGGCCGAACTATCTGCTGAAGACATCGCTCAGCGCGCGTTCGGTCTCGAACTGCTCGACGACCGCAGCTTTCATGAGGTGCGCGGCGAACTTACTCAAAAACACCTCAACGCGGAGCAGTTTCAACAACTCCTGCTCCGCCGCGGATTGTTGACGCCGTATCAAATGGAACGGGTCAGCCGCGGGGACCGAACAGGCTACTTCTACGGCAGCTACAAGGTCCTCTATCAAGTCGGCGCGGGCACGTTCGCCCGCGTCTACCGCGCGGTCCATCGCGAGACGGGGAAGGTCGTCGCGGTGAAGGTCCTGCGGCAACGATTTACCACCGACGCCAAGAAGTGCGAGCAGTTCCGTCGGGAGGCGCAGGTCGGTCTCACGCTGCGGCATCCCAATATCGTCGCGGTCTATGAGGTGGGAGCGGAGAAGCCGACCCAATTCGAGGTCGGCATGGAGAAGGCCGCCCAGTATATCGCGATGGAGTTTATCGAAGGGCAGAGCCTCCGCGAGTTTATCAAGAGTCGCAAGCAGATCGACCCGCGCGACGCGGTGCGGCTGATGGCCGACATCACTCGCGGCTTGGATTACGCCGCGCGCCGCGGGATTTCGCATCGCGATATGAAAGCCTCGAACGTGCTCGTTTCCAGCACGGGTCAGGCGAAGCTCGTGGATTTCGGTCTGGCGGGTGTCGATCCGGAAGAGGCCAGCGACGAGTTGGCCGGCGGAATCGAGAACCCGCGGACGATCGACTATGTCGCGCTCGAACGGGTGACGGGCATTTCCAACGGCGATATTCGCGGCGACATCTTCTTCGCCGGCTGCATTCTTTACCACATGCTCGCCGGCGTTCCGCCTTTGGAGCCGACTCGCGACCGGATCGCGCGGTCCAATCCCAGCCGGTTTCTCGACATCGTGCCGATCAAGACGCGCTGCCCCGAGCTGCCGCCGTACGTAATCGCGGTTGTC carries:
- a CDS encoding transcriptional regulator — encoded protein: MSNSSRVVKASPEELPAELVDLGNVLSRLPTEYRDQVEPILLRVVESTKRRRRILSLVQDALGQLRLDMKYLMFDLEATRRERDDFRRKAEEA
- a CDS encoding protein kinase, with the protein product MAELSAEDIAQRAFGLELLDDRSFHEVRGELTQKHLNAEQFQQLLLRRGLLTPYQMERVSRGDRTGYFYGSYKVLYQVGAGTFARVYRAVHRETGKVVAVKVLRQRFTTDAKKCEQFRREAQVGLTLRHPNIVAVYEVGAEKPTQFEVGMEKAAQYIAMEFIEGQSLREFIKSRKQIDPRDAVRLMADITRGLDYAARRGISHRDMKASNVLVSSTGQAKLVDFGLAGVDPEEASDELAGGIENPRTIDYVALERVTGISNGDIRGDIFFAGCILYHMLAGVPPLEPTRDRIARSNPSRFLDIVPIKTRCPELPPYVIAVVEHALELNPKHRYQTSAEMLAELTVLQRRLNAPEGSETASAAADQPGKNRPVMIVESNARAQDLLRDQLKKNGYRVLVTSDPQRPLAWFAEGKQPAECVLFSTGQLGEQALAAFNEFGSHGITSKVPAVLLLGARHQEWLAQAKLSPLHVHISSPIKVPMLLELLEKLMEPSATAAKAS
- a CDS encoding DUF4147 domain-containing protein, producing the protein MSRSPLQLRDDALRIWRAGLEAVRSERLVQQAVRVEGQWLLVADEEPIDLERVGRIAVVGAGKAGAGMGAALEAALGPECCAAKHLTGWVNVPADCVQNLHHIHLHAARRAGRNEPTAEGVAGAEQILRIVAGLAPSDVCVALISGGSSALLPAPIDGISLADKLALTLHLSAAGADIRQLNTVRKQLSRIKGGGLARACRAGRLIALIISDVPGDAFDIIASGPTVEDHSTPEEALAVLKQFDPDGMVIPASVYDYLSRTSTTRAQPASLPLPLGEGRGEGESLLTSPHPNPHPKGEGTDHTAASSCRTVTLYRTATGCVVTNLIIGNNALAVDAAGAEAERLGYSHAMVSATQPEGPVEEIGRHLADLAAVMRDAPGPDCLISGGEGTVRLVGERERGMGGRNQQLALAALIRLAEHDPRGIALVSAGTDGEDGPTDAAGALVDEAVIAEARRRNLDAADFLRRNDAYHFFQPLGALLKTGPTHTNVCDLRVVAVNQRGN